One Candidatus Thorarchaeota archaeon genomic window carries:
- the cmr4 gene encoding type III-B CRISPR module RAMP protein Cmr4 encodes MSSEHYRVEKIYLETLDPVHIGTGGMRLGRVDNPIVREPGTMLPKIPGSTLNGVARAYAAIKHSKDGKPRCAGRYQCGKSDCPVCYTFGSLNGSNARAGVISIGDARIFLFPVHSMVGPVWVTSPETIGEGGLASNLIADNSSIVKGIFLGKLKTYDRINLNWLMVSKSDDTWNGSFDDLIPEIIRERVVIVDEGIFSKVVNSGLDVRTSVSIDPKTGAAESGALFTVEAIPRACILTFELVLDNFRHSASKNKPSDNPVDIVKSGLRLAEFMGVGGMSGRGFGRLRMLETAGSGTGGGTV; translated from the coding sequence ATGAGTTCTGAACATTATAGAGTAGAAAAAATCTATTTAGAAACACTTGATCCAGTACATATAGGTACTGGGGGGATGCGTCTGGGACGAGTTGACAATCCAATAGTGCGCGAACCGGGAACTATGCTTCCAAAAATCCCTGGGAGTACACTTAACGGAGTGGCACGTGCTTATGCTGCAATTAAACATTCAAAAGATGGCAAGCCGAGGTGTGCAGGCCGTTATCAATGTGGCAAATCGGATTGTCCCGTTTGTTATACTTTTGGCAGTCTTAATGGTAGTAATGCGCGAGCTGGTGTCATCAGTATTGGAGATGCACGCATCTTTCTTTTCCCGGTGCATAGTATGGTGGGCCCAGTATGGGTGACAAGTCCAGAAACTATCGGAGAGGGTGGCTTAGCCAGCAATTTGATCGCGGACAATTCATCAATTGTCAAAGGTATTTTTTTGGGCAAATTAAAAACGTACGATCGGATAAATCTAAACTGGTTGATGGTATCAAAAAGCGACGATACATGGAATGGTAGTTTTGATGATCTGATTCCTGAAATAATTCGCGAACGGGTTGTCATTGTTGATGAAGGAATCTTTTCAAAAGTTGTTAACAGTGGGCTAGATGTCCGTACTTCTGTTTCAATAGATCCTAAAACAGGAGCTGCAGAGAGTGGAGCACTTTTTACTGTTGAGGCAATTCCTCGTGCCTGCATATTGACTTTTGAGTTGGTTTTAGACAACTTTCGCCATTCTGCATCAAAAAATAAACCATCTGATAATCCAGTAGACATCGTAAAAAGTGGACTTAGACTAGCCGAATTTATGGGTGTTGGAGGAATGAGTGGACGAGGATTTGGACGACTTCGGATGCTAGAAACAGCCGGATCTGGGACTGGAGGTGGAACTGTATGA
- a CDS encoding DUF86 domain-containing protein, with protein MPNETFQSKIDIIERSLKFLEEYEHIDPKDFVSRFKDVQAVKYTLLEIMEACINIATHIISEYGLERGDSYADIFQVLAGSKIINQNLGDRLSAMARFRNLIVHGYSKIDNVRVLKLVQERLGDIVEFVKQILQL; from the coding sequence ATGCCAAACGAGACATTCCAATCAAAGATTGATATTATTGAAAGGAGTCTCAAATTTCTCGAAGAGTACGAACACATTGATCCTAAAGATTTTGTCAGCAGGTTCAAGGATGTACAGGCTGTAAAGTATACACTACTTGAAATTATGGAAGCCTGTATTAATATCGCTACACACATCATCTCGGAATATGGCTTGGAGCGCGGTGATTCGTATGCAGACATATTCCAAGTACTCGCCGGATCAAAAATCATCAACCAAAATCTCGGTGATCGACTCTCGGCTATGGCAAGATTCCGAAATCTGATCGTTCATGGATATTCGAAAATCGACAATGTACGTGTACTAAAACTAGTGCAAGAACGACTTGGTGATATCGTAGAATTTGTAAAACAGATACTTCAATTATGA
- a CDS encoding nucleotidyltransferase domain-containing protein, whose product MNDPINAALLQDVEEAAKEIFRDRNEVDVVYLYGSVLTSRKFNDIDIGLLVDEEFSPHSLYEAEIIMEFEKRLRGEFDVRILNGRPVRFLSQVFKKSRVIFCRDECHRIAFEKRVMIDYFDIKYHYDLYDSLRRERYAKRDIPIKD is encoded by the coding sequence ATGAATGACCCAATTAATGCCGCCCTGTTGCAAGATGTCGAGGAGGCGGCAAAGGAGATCTTCAGGGATCGAAATGAAGTCGATGTCGTATACCTCTACGGCTCGGTCCTGACTTCACGAAAATTCAATGACATCGACATTGGGTTGTTGGTTGATGAAGAGTTCAGTCCTCACAGTCTGTATGAGGCCGAGATCATAATGGAGTTTGAGAAACGGCTCCGGGGGGAGTTCGACGTGCGAATTCTCAATGGACGGCCTGTGAGATTCCTATCTCAGGTGTTCAAAAAGTCACGAGTGATCTTCTGTAGAGATGAATGCCACAGAATCGCGTTCGAGAAACGAGTGATGATCGATTATTTTGATATAAAATACCATTATGACCTCTACGATTCATTGCGGAGAGAACGATATGCCAAACGAGACATTCCAATCAAAGATTGA
- a CDS encoding GNAT family N-acetyltransferase — MTIEVRQYQPADRPFIEEIIISAENFGEMFLDHEMQMIDISEKFPDYIGVIVAVDSENEEVIGFATLRFEWRTLIINTIITHHEHLRKGVGSVLIKKIIEMGEAHPKINVVQVDTGDFMVYAQKFYLANGFKVSGYATHFLGWHNNQIIYTRPLKKVSE; from the coding sequence ATGACCATCGAAGTGCGACAATATCAACCCGCGGATAGACCCTTCATTGAAGAGATCATTATCAGTGCCGAAAATTTTGGAGAAATGTTTCTCGACCACGAGATGCAAATGATCGACATCAGCGAAAAATTCCCCGACTACATAGGAGTGATAGTGGCTGTTGACTCCGAGAACGAGGAGGTCATTGGATTTGCCACACTGCGTTTTGAATGGCGAACCCTCATCATAAACACAATAATCACGCACCACGAGCATCTACGTAAGGGCGTCGGCAGTGTCCTCATCAAGAAGATCATTGAGATGGGCGAGGCACACCCAAAGATCAATGTCGTCCAGGTCGATACTGGGGATTTCATGGTCTACGCTCAAAAGTTCTATCTCGCAAATGGCTTCAAAGTCTCCGGATATGCAACTCATTTCCTTGGATGGCATAATAATCAAATTATTTACACCCGGCCCCTCAAAAAAGTATCCGAATAA
- a CDS encoding caspase family protein: MTTRLRMLFASIMVLSVLFFSGASIVLSQVESYTPHETGNQYTTSQLGPIEDPDPPPPPPSPPPINLPPAHDRLIEYPGNQLGILGGIYFPKARYSNIVFEVNYKGACKIHFDIENVYDNYSRYINVLLDGVRIFHDTIPRLKDFHGNVYIRDVSYSRHTLTFQINYGGYKQFGWLLSNVSVVEGKMDFLSVYLPQARTSTLSFAIRAGLSTELNIFLESAFSTNIVDNFQVLIDLNRVFGSGAQTFNDFWTSVKTIGLGNYVWGSEHLMTIRVYDYSTSPPLLKIPLSPSSQKGMYVRYGNGVTKKWAVIVGIEQYKSIPIALYASNDANEWYHYLHDYLEYDVLVFWDNQRGNNFPQHDHIATEHNVKNALREIAKADSDDYIALILAGHGASVSSYSMYTCMWDDEDGEQQEDGRLYDTELASIAVTWSAKNIFIFSSTCSSGGIITKIMDLCNADHFFVATTCGINGQGFSHKTHHYSGWTYYFLVDGLENHFQNSNPSMESCFNYSSQNYGMSTSYVKDNICNQPEQFDGNPDCDFRL, from the coding sequence ATGACCACAAGACTACGGATGCTTTTTGCAAGTATTATGGTTCTATCTGTACTATTTTTTTCTGGAGCAAGTATAGTGCTCTCTCAGGTAGAATCGTATACGCCTCATGAAACAGGAAACCAGTATACGACGAGCCAGTTAGGCCCTATTGAAGATCCTGATCCGCCACCACCGCCACCATCACCACCACCGATAAACCTTCCACCAGCACACGATCGATTAATTGAGTATCCCGGAAATCAGTTAGGAATACTAGGTGGCATATACTTTCCTAAGGCTCGTTATTCCAATATCGTATTCGAAGTGAATTATAAAGGAGCCTGTAAAATTCATTTCGACATCGAAAATGTTTATGATAATTATAGCAGGTATATTAATGTCTTATTGGATGGTGTGCGAATATTTCATGATACAATTCCGCGTCTTAAAGACTTCCACGGCAATGTATACATTAGGGATGTTTCATATAGTCGTCATACACTTACCTTCCAGATTAATTATGGTGGGTACAAACAGTTTGGGTGGCTATTATCGAATGTGAGTGTTGTCGAAGGCAAAATGGATTTCTTGTCCGTATATCTTCCACAAGCCCGAACGTCAACACTTTCCTTCGCAATTAGAGCTGGTTTATCAACAGAGTTAAATATATTTTTGGAATCGGCCTTTTCCACTAATATTGTTGATAATTTCCAGGTGCTAATTGACCTAAACCGAGTATTCGGTAGCGGTGCACAAACGTTCAACGATTTCTGGACCTCTGTAAAAACCATAGGTCTAGGAAACTACGTTTGGGGATCAGAGCATCTAATGACCATTAGAGTATACGATTACTCAACTAGTCCTCCGCTACTGAAGATTCCTTTATCCCCTTCTTCTCAGAAGGGAATGTATGTGAGATATGGTAATGGGGTAACAAAGAAATGGGCTGTTATAGTTGGTATCGAACAATACAAGTCCATCCCAATAGCACTTTACGCATCGAATGACGCCAACGAGTGGTATCACTATCTACACGATTACCTAGAATATGATGTTTTGGTATTTTGGGACAACCAACGTGGGAATAATTTTCCACAACATGATCATATCGCCACTGAACATAATGTCAAGAATGCACTTCGAGAAATCGCAAAAGCCGATAGTGATGACTACATTGCGTTAATACTAGCAGGACACGGTGCTAGTGTATCGTCATATTCGATGTATACTTGTATGTGGGATGATGAAGACGGTGAACAGCAAGAAGATGGTCGGTTGTACGATACGGAGCTAGCATCTATTGCTGTTACTTGGTCCGCGAAAAATATATTTATCTTTTCTTCTACCTGTAGCAGTGGTGGGATCATTACAAAAATCATGGATCTTTGTAATGCGGATCATTTCTTTGTGGCAACTACTTGTGGAATTAATGGTCAAGGTTTTAGTCACAAAACACATCATTATTCTGGTTGGACTTACTACTTTCTTGTTGACGGATTAGAAAATCATTTTCAAAACTCGAATCCATCGATGGAATCATGTTTTAACTATTCTAGCCAGAATTATGGCATGAGTACGTCCTATGTAAAAGATAACATCTGTAATCAACCAGAACAATTTGATGGCAATCCGGATTGTGACTTCCGATTGTGA